A section of the Babesia microti strain RI chromosome I, complete genome genome encodes:
- a CDS encoding putative transcription factor (overlaps_old_locusTagID:BBM_I00125), with product MSHQDWTPVVWKKNPPKGSTTKAKQAGEPVSVEKKFLAGQNKSGKKHPPNAVKIEQETENFRVERVGYSFRTALQKARLAKGLTQAQLAMNISESEALIKDYESGKGIPNVQVVQKINRALGVQLPSFKN from the exons ATGTCGCACCAAGACTGGACTCCGGTGGTGTGGAAGAAGAATCCACCAAAGGGCAGTACTACCAAGGCTAAACAAGCAGGGGAACCTGTATCCGTTGAGAAAAAGT TTTTGGCTGGGCAAAATAAGTCCGGCAAGAAGCATCCTCCCAA TGCAGTAAAGATTGAGCAGGAAACTGAGAATTTTAGAGTGGAACGCGTAGGTTACTCTTTCAGAACTGCTTTGCAAAAGGCCAGACTGGCAAAGGGGCTAACTCAG GCCCAGTTGGCTATGAATATAAGCGAAAGTGAGGCACTGATCAAGGACTATGAGAGTGGCAAA GGGATACCCAATGTTCAAGttgtacaaaaaattaatcgGGCTTTAGGGGTACAACTACCAAGcttcaaaaattaa
- a CDS encoding farnesyl diphosphate synthase (overlaps_old_locusTagID:BBM_I00125;~overlaps_old_locusTagID:BBM_I00130), translating into MHPDSDLDFVKHYDTFLNLSLAAIKCYDFSHQEELLGYYSKLLNYTLTGGKLYRGKLLISIAKALIGTASPEKWNEILTLGWCVELLQSAFIVADDIMDNGITRRGKACWHTLPGVGVGNGVNDILFLNTLIYRILSNTIKDRELLLNVMEFFQRATMATIVGQSLDTNHTIQQLILHKGTSAYDLFTSISKNKTGHYSFLLPIQIGMICAEIDLNNLNLAKVTKVAMHFGELFQAQDDFLDCFGTAKVIGKCSTDIQEKKITWLLAKAMQLGSDTQKKLVMDNIGKNDKESVEIVKNVYNELNLQGEFEKYEQEKYQQILHDIKAIDLNEIRKILENKLSSMYKRSK; encoded by the exons ATGCACCCGGATTCGGATTTAGACTTTGTCAAG CATTATGATACATTTCTAAATCTCTCGCTCGCAGCGATTAAATGCTACGATTTCTCACACCAAGAGGAACTCTTAGGGTACTATTCCAAACTACTCAACTACACACTCACAG GCGGTAAACTATATAGAGGCAAATTACTGATAAGCATTGCCAAAGCATTGATTGGTACTGCTAGTCCTGAGAAATGGAATGAGATACTGACCTTAG GCTGGTGCGTAGAATTATTGCAGTCTGCATTCATAGTTGCAGATGATATAATGGACAATGGCATCACCAGACGAGGTAAAGCGTGCTG GCACACGTTACCTGGCGTTGGCGTTGGGAATGGtgtaaatgatattttgtttTTGAATACGTTAATCTACAG AATACTTAGTAACACTATTAAGGATCGTGAATTGTTGCTGAATGTCATGGAATTCTTTCAACGAGCCACAATGGCAACAATTGTGGGCCAATCACTGGACACAAATCACACAATACAGCAGCTCATTTTACACAAAGGTACATCGGCTTACGACCTTTTTACCTCCATTTCAAAGAATAAAACCGGGCACTACTCCTTTCTGCTGCCCATACAAATAG GGATGATTTGCGCCGAAATTGATCTAAACAACTTAAATTTGGCGAAGGTCACAAAAGTAGCTATGCACTTTGGCGAACTATTTCAGGCACAGGACGACTTTCTGGATTGCTTTGGAACTGCAAAGGTTATTGGAAAATGCAGCACTGATATTCAGGAGAAGAAGATTACTTGGCTACTGGCAAAA GCTATGCAACTAGGAAGTGACACCCAAAAGAAGCTAGTGATGGATAATATTGGCAAAAACGATAAGGAATCCGTGGAGATCGTCAAAAATGTGTACAATGAGTTAAATTTGCAAGgggaatttgaaaaatacgAACAGGAAAAATACCAGCAAATCCTCCACGATATTAAAGCCATTGACCTTAATG aaATAAGAAAAATTCtagaaaataaattaagtAGCATGTATAAAAGGTCAAAATAA
- a CDS encoding hypothetical protein (overlaps_old_locusTagID:BBM_I00150): MSIEELEGCVEDKLKQAKSISKQKSNLTIAPELVFDSLHSKTENVRHVYFSGLPLDLCKQVLNVKLEVKERDSIISDLNNQLKEYQKHVQQLTNSIQENFLKYEIAVGTAMKLGLACSMISNAIEHGIDAQKRYFVSQLLEHFDTQVSGELEDVQNLNKIYAVKLAAAKLEILILRRN, encoded by the exons ATGAGTATTGAGGAATTGGAAGGGTGTGTGGAGGATAAGCTTAAACAGGcaaaatcaatttccaaGCAAAAATCTAATCTAACGATTG CCCCTGAATTAGTTTTTGATTCGCTCCATTCCAAAACTGAAAACGTCCGCCATGTCTATTTCTCTGGCCTCCCGTTAGACTTGTGTAAGCAAGTATTGAACGTAAAATTGGAAGTCAAAGAACGAGACTCTATCATCTCCGACCTGAACAACCAGTTAAAGGAATATCAAAAACATGTACAACAATTGACCAATAGTATTCAGGAGAATTTCCTTAAATATGAAATCGCAGTTGGCACCGCAATGAAACTGGGTCTGGCCTGTTCAATGATATCTAA TGCAATTGAACATGGAATTGATGCTCAAAAGAGATACTTTGTGTCGCAATTGTTAGAGCATTTTGATACGCAAGTTAGTGGGGAATTGGAGGatgtacaaaatttaaataaaatttacgCTGTTAAATTAGCCGCCGCTAAACTCGAAATTTTAATTCTTAGAcgtaattaa
- a CDS encoding phd finger protein, putative (overlaps_old_locusTagID:BBM_I00160) yields the protein MYQDTYIQKPAVEQPDALPNNSEVDVHGNEDNNVSNLELSINERSSDDIQSDSVTQGENSDHADVEVSDQDNIANTSQNPVTIPVDVSPPDPLSAPNSPVIEQLDAKKRKKPVSEGTNFTGKICIGDNHQVPFMPSFFLDESHTNVKYDLARLVYSPYMMEKFKRKRISEGKLECAIKSEYEMAEFIQHVAKSWKTYQVWHPFSPEFAYKILHYAEYDPHKAIQLMSDPHFNFNMICDPPTRKYDNKWKPRDRRGQIPSHPYPSPVTLRSYLSRRQISNYTAR from the exons ATGTACCAAGACACCTATATACAAAAACCTGCTGTAGAACAGCCGGACGCTTTACCTAATAATTCGGAGGTAGATGTGCATGGGAATGAAGACAACAACGTCAGCAACTTGGAATTGTCCATAAATGAACGGTCATCGGATGATATCCAAAGCGATTCAGTTACACAGGGGGAAAATTCTGACCATGCGGACGTTGAAGTGTCGGATCAAGATAACATAGCAAATACATCACAAAATCCCGTAACTATACCAGTTGACGTCTCGCCGCCTGATCCCCTATCAGCACCTAACTCGCCAGT TATAGAGCAGTTAGACGCTAAGAAACGGAAGAAACCAGTCAGTGAAggaacaaattttaccggtaaaatttgtataggCGATAATCATCAAGTTCCTTTCATGCCCTCATTCTTCCTGGATGAATCCCACACCAATGTCA AATATGATTTGGCTAGGTTGGTTTATTCTCCATATATGATGGAGAAATTCAAACGCAAGAGGATTAGTGAAGGCAAATTGGAATGTGCTATTAAATCGGAATATGAAATGGCAGAATTTATCCAACATGTGGCAAAGTCGTGGAAGACTTACCAAGTTTGGCATCCTTTCTCCCCAGAGTTTGCATACAAAATACTGCACTATGCAGAATACGATCCACACAAGGCAATCCAGCTTATGTCAGATCCACACTTTAACTTCAACA TGATTTGCGATCCACCCACAAGAAAGTACGACAATAAGTGGAAACCTAGGGATAGGAGGGGACAAATTCCATCTCATCCCTATCCATCACCAGTTACACTACGGAGCTATTTGTCAAGGAGACAGATTTCGAATTATACTGCTAGATGA
- a CDS encoding Ubiquitin thioesterase otu2 (overlaps_old_locusTagID:BBM_I00165), translated as MEGFYTNKPLTCSQKKKLKKKQQQLQIDIEKDAVKSTDTSKSQEERALDIQLAIYGFRIYNIPGDGNCLYRSIAHQLDPKSTELHRELRVKAAKFILDHREEFSSYISDNICEYADKIANTNEWGGEIEIVALSRALNRNIFVHCVRYKEPICHGHTSAVGDDIHLVFYESAYLLGGHYNSVTKL; from the exons ATGGAAGGGTTCTACACTAATAAACCACTAACTTGTTCCCAAAAGAAGAAACTGAAAAAAAAACAACAACAGCTTCAAATTGACATAGAAAAGGATGCAGTTAAATCTACTGACACCAGCAAATCGCAGGAAGAAAGGGCACTAGATATACAATTAGCTATATATGGTTTcagaatttataatattccCGGTGATGGCAACTGTTTGTATAG atCGATAGCTCATCAGCTAGACCCTAAATCAACGGAATTACACAGGGAGCTGAGGGTTAAGGCCGCAAAATTCATACTAGACCACAGAGAGGAATTCAGCAGCTATATCTCAGATAACATATGCGAGTATGCAGACAAAATAGCAAATACTAACGAATGGGg AGGCGAAATTGAAATTGTGGCGTTATCGCGTGCTCTCAATCGCAACATTTTTGTGCACTGTGTGAGATATAAGGAACCAATTTGtcat GGGCACACATCCGCTGTTGGGGATGATATTCACCTAGTGTTTTACGAATCCGCATATCTTTTGGGAGGTCATTACAACTCTGTGACCAAATTATGA
- a CDS encoding DPM1, dolichol-phosphate mannosyltransferase (overlaps_old_locusTagID:BBM_I00170i) has protein sequence MYSVILPTVNEAENIPYVIELIVQTFKQYDYEFEIIVVDDASTDGTSDTVCNIQKLCPDYKIRLLERPSKLGLGTAYFEGFKLTKGKFIIVMDADLSHHPKYILDMIRKQKDTDADVVSCTRYSAGGGVSGWSLTRMVISRMANLLIKFIFWPKLTDLTGSYRLYKRNAFEKLLGSVKCTGFGFQMEAAVLSEKKFKFNVEQVPIVFIERIYGNSKLSPGEIYKFLRTIAKIVCSI, from the exons ATGTATAGTGTAATTCTGCCTACGGTTAACGAAGCCGAAAACATTCCATACgtaattgaattaattgtacaaacatttaaacaata TGATTATGAATTCGAGATAATTGTGGTAGATGATGCTAGCACCGATGGTACCAGCGATACAGTTTGcaatattcaaaaattatgcCCAGATTATAAAATCAGACTTTTGGAGAGGCCAAGTAAATTAGGTCTTGGCACTGCATATTTTGAAGGATTCAAATTGACCAAGGGGAAATTCATCATTGTTATGGACGCCGACTTATCACATCACCCTAAATACATTCTAGATATGATCAGAAAACAGAAGGATACTGATGCAGATGTTGTTAGTTGCACCAGATATTCCGCAGGAGGTGGCGTATCCGGTTGGTCTTTAACTCGAATGGTAATATCCCGTATGGCCAATTTGctaatcaaatttatattttggcCGAAATTAACAGATTTAACAGGATCTTACAGGTTGTATAAGAGGAATGCATTTGAGAAATTGCTTGGCTCCGTTAAATGCACTGGCTTTGGATTTCAAATGGAAGCGGCTGTATTATCTGAAAAGAAATTCAAGTTTAACGTGGAACAAGTGccaattgtttttattgaGAGGATTTACggtaattcaaaattga GTCCAGGtgaaatttacaaatttttacGGACAATTGCTAAAATTGTATGTTCAATATGA
- a CDS encoding phosphatidylinositol N-acetylglucosaminyltransferase subunit H, putative (PIGH), translated as MPPTKLDFKEFPGGIEYTATTNKTSFFVIYFIVIAVITVSFLHIFVPNIVNDHLKIPIALISALILIPNLQLNATTEKLQIITGLGLKIQRNGVIFPYIKSIPTLNIKDVYIHEAILPNKVVFYLLIELHDCDDIIVPFKETFPSCAELINVKKQISTLLQL; from the exons ATGCCCCCTACAAAGTTGGATTTTAAGGAATTTCCTGGTGGAATTGAATATACTGCCACAACTAATAAAACTTCGTTCTTCGTGATTTATTTTATCGTAATCGCAGTAATCACAGTATCATTCTTACAT ATATTTGTCCCCAATATCGTAAATGACCATTTAAAAATCCCAATAGCACTCATTTCAGCCCTAATACTTATAccaaatttgcaattaaaCGCCACTACAG AAAAACTTCAAATTATAACAGGACTTGGCTTGAAAATACAGAGGAACGGCGTGATCTTCccatatattaaatcaatACCGACGTTGAACATAAAAGATGTTTACATACACGAG GCGATATTGCCAAATAAAGTCGTATTTTACCTGTTGATCGAACTGCACGACTgtgatgatattattgtGCCATTTAAG GAAACGTTCCCGTCGTGTGCAGAATTGATTAATGTAAAGAAACAAATATCAACTCTGCTACAGTTGTag
- a CDS encoding hypothetical protein (overlaps_old_locusTagID:BBM_I00173;~overlaps_old_locusTagID:BBM_I00175) has protein sequence MNSFVDTQCVTYPPSNPDLSFDNRVTAFTDDTFNNIAHKNFIMASMNANKTEIDIINDALLKEKCTLLEWSTKILNSKSQPRAQSKLLARFKDKNDAETSNSQSLATCRSSSKTRQDVKQTNNDAEYLYTLLLSKYQEINQQRLSLIDGIEEIKGHLEIANSTIHQLKSEIKSLKEQQTLHVESSESNLKKNVLLKEQLTEAYQKIDECQIEKCQLEERLKSANDEISIIHTTKFMPLPGNGHSDKTYLDAINELQSYLSELDSEIKKTFNLEHYAPIGDVIKINGHPSLSQLDETFGNCLTKHVKLIANAMQQHQDVLNDQVAQSKYKKQLKCKELEAKKALNDAETANAKYQHLKKMYYSSLYLAPTKDIGVYKYMTSLNEIYFCAKSFGGIKLNSGYVMLSTQGQVCWGKSTKLKSGSLNLKDIIRIDYGKGSAFTALTHNPPLDKWRCFSITHKQSGTDYSTVNFVAASDFSVANWVIGLTSLCSVDNRITKGSFYRSMAIMKIEAYAHKVKKSMVQIWKDAIHKSKH, from the exons ATGAATAGCTTTGTTGATACTCAATGTGTAACATATCCTCCCTCCAACCCAGACTTATCATTCGACAACCGAGTCACGGCCTTTACTGATGATACATTCAACAATATTGCACATAAAAACTTCATTATGGCATCTATGAATGCCAACAAAACTGAAATTGACATAATCAATGATGCACTACTTAAG GAAAAATGTACTCTGCTTGAGTGGTCAACTAAAATCTTAAACTCAAAATCTCAACCACGAGCGCAATCAAAGCTACTAGCAAGATTCAAAGATAAAAACGATGCAGAAACTTCAAATTCTCAATCTTTAGCCACATGCCGATCGTCGTCTAAGACCAGACAGGATGTTAAGCA GACAAACAATGACGCGgagtatttatatacattattgCTGTCAAAATACCAAGAAATAAAC cAACAAAGATTATCATTGATTGATGGGATTGAGGAAATCAAGGGTCACCTAGAAATCGCAAATAGCACAATTCACCAACTCAAATCGGAAATCAAGTCGCTAAAGGAGCAACAAACCTTACATGTAGAGTCATCTGAG AgcaatttgaaaaaaaatgTGCTATTAAAAGAGCAACTAACGGAAGCATATCAGAAAATAGATGAATGTCAAATCGAAAAATGTCAATTGGAGGAAAGGCTCAAAAGTgcaaatgatgaaatatcaataatacaTACTACAAAATTCATGCCGTTGCCAG GCAATGGGCATTCTGATAAGACATATCTTGATGCCATAAATGAATTACAGTCGTACCTGAGTGAACTTGATTCTGAGATCAAGAAAACATTCAATTTGGAGCACTACGCCCCTATAGGGGATGTTATTAAGATAAATGGGCATCCAAGCTTGTCTCAATTGGATGAAACCTTTGGAAATTGTCTAACAAAGCATGTAAAACTAATTGCTAATGCCATG CAACAACATCAGGATGTGCTGAATGACCAAGTGGCGCAGAGTAAATACAAAAAGCAGTTAAAGTGTAAGGAACTTGAAGCAAAGAAGGCATTGAACGATGCTGAAACTGCTAATGCAAAATATCAGCACCTCAAAAAGATGTATTATTCTTCACTCTATCTCGCACCAACGAAAGACATCGGTGTTTATAAG TATATGACATCATTGAATGAAATCTACTTCTGCGCTAAATCATTTGGGGGCATAAAACTTAATAGTGGCTATGTGATG TTAAGCACTCAGGGCCAAGTATGTTGGGGCAAGTCAACCAAACTTAAATCTGGGAGCTTGAATTTGAAA GATATAATCCGAATAGACTATGGCAAAGGCTCCGCGTTTACAGCTCTAACACACAACCCACCCCTGGATAAGTGGAGGTGCTTTAGTATAACCCACAAGCAATCGGGTACTGACTACTCtactgtaaattttgttgcagCAAGTGATTTTTCCGTGGCCAA TTGGGTTATTGGTTTGACAAGTTTGTGTAGTGTTGACAACAGGATTACAAA GGGAAGCTTCTACAGAAGCATGGCAATAATGAAGATTGAAGCCTATGCACACAAAGTGAAAAAGAGCATGGTGCAAATTTGGAAGGATGCAATACATAAATCAAAGCATTAG
- a CDS encoding hypothetical protein (overlaps_old_locusTagID:BBM_I00175), which yields MTDEQMNTLESDSLLNSIAVNNASSAHQFPISGSLDGHFGSIHTQSPIPNINIVNSECSPLKKQADTLNQEFKKLIEDLDDKISSLPNGKEPLSHGENLNFGDNFGSNSPKYNDAMKPDLKGILASNRCDDIHTIKDQKNLNKKSTNLFERDVAKIQQQIDAQNDTLKIKQADTRALFMPIKLQDWYSAYNLDQTYHRRRLHPSSVSNLGRAIKDDDYIRSSRYIGKHPCRTNAQESKVDSSLSDSEAILPYKLPFTQRKSIKELADSWSKASSSCNETQHTAIVKPCKAHICGKQGCRYHKNCTLQRSAQSFAELNLPATTNILGERTNNVNETNLMPAEIFKTKLMKGKQKRIFGGRCAC from the coding sequence ATGACTGATGAACAAATGAACACACTAGAATCGGATTCACTCCTAAATTCGATAGCTGTGAACAATGCATCATCAGCGCACCAATTTCCAATCTCTGGGTCTTTAGATGGCCATTTTGGCAGCATACACACACAGTCGCCTATTCCAAACATTAACATAGTGAATAGTGAGTGCAGCCCACTAAAGAAACAGGCAGATACTCTGAATCAGGAgttcaaaaaattgatcGAGGATTTGgatgataaaatatcttcCCTCCCAAATGGGAAGGAACCCTTATCACACGGAGAAAATTTAAACTTTGGGGACAATTTTGGCAGCAACAGCCCCAAGTACAACGATGCGATGAAACCTGACCTTAAAGGGATACTCGCTAGCAACAGATGTGACGATATTCACACAATCAAAGatcaaaaaaatttgaacaaaaaGTCGACAAATCTATTTGAAAGAGATGTAGCAAAAATTCAACAACAAATTGACGCACAAAACGATACGCTAAAAATAAAACAGGCTGATACCAGAGCTTTGTTTATGCCCATAAAGCTTCAAGACTGGTACTCCGCCTACAACCTTGATCAAACTTATCACAGAAGACGATTGCATCCTTCTTCCGTTTCCAATTTGGGGAGGGCGATCAAGGATGACGATTACATCAGATCTTCACGATATATAGGAAAACATCCATGTAGAACAAACGCCCAAGAAAGTAAAGTGGATTCAAGCCTATCCGACAGTGAAGCCATTCTCCCATACAAACTGCCTTTCACACAGCGTAAATCGATCAAGGAACTCGCCGATTCTTGGAGTAAGGCCTCATCATCCTGCAATGAAACACAACATACGGCAATTGTTAAACCATGTAAAGCACACATTTGCGGTAAACAAGGATGCCGATATCAcaaaaattgtacattacAGCGTTCTGCGCAATCATTTGCCGAATTAAATCTACCTGCTACAACTAATATACTTGGCGAAAGGACGAACAATGTAAATGAAACTAATCTTATGCCCGCTGAGATTTTCAAgacaaaattaatgaagGGTAAGCAAAAGCGAATTTTTGGCGGAAGATGCGCTTGCTAA
- a CDS encoding WD domain G-beta repeat (overlaps_old_locusTagID:BBM_I00180) — translation MVKSYLKYELHNSFGSLCSPYCGSVANYGTHNIVTATDDSITIWDTRTFSKVANLTRNSASKYIHFATVLLSNGIDAIYAGYSDGSVCIWNQCILSVTFHGHKGKISCLAVSSDYTLLASGGNDTDILVWDLVSNCGISRLRGHLNQVTSIIFTSSANPLVVSGSKDGVIRIWDHAANVCLQALIDCPDEIWSLALSQTLTELYVGTKTLRLYQFDPNGSLDEQHSYAKFRASPNLSSSCAGANFIYKEMKVCSFGHKEFLFDDLADGGILIASGNSKFVLFYRLYAVDDQEKRAKKRAKRNLQKLAVKCKTMRDLVLSSSLVDKIPHFDNVVDEYDYLENLLSNKTAMDTAKDETDETNNIAFLFALNVNTRVRAIQVARDYYLDKNSIKLIVAHTNNSISFWEIPLKKLLEHDFSSHNLHSKISNYHSKPINTLCMSTDDTLILTISPSEIKLWDVATSLCIKTFDVVEGTSGFVVPGNDAIFYGTKDGELCVINVNTCETHSISRGDEISRLVLSPQMDSFILARATGAIETYNITLNQSIGCEITSSFTSSDKPTDIVISRNQSLIAIGQLDGTILTYHSDSKKLNLTLYGHKLPIHSIDLTSDSTLLASSAADKTLKIWGLDFGNIHKSFTFTSIICCVKWIPLTHYTMSVDENGVLYMHDADNFQQVFFTQVHCYPALKIAMNSDGSFFATCGKDCTIKLWNITDKQLFVQEEMEIDMELDAVREDIPQAIQADENVVAYKVTRQNIETVKSSEHLIQVLDEASNGTANLFGITGHKHVIGSLVKLDSNNVYDLVITLPFSYATKLLEYLAETLEIIARADLSGLYNTEIICHTALTIAQVYFRQLAVSKKHRVVIKSLKKSITKILRDQESLIEFNNAFVNIYTPNLHSD, via the exons ATGGTTAAATcttatttaaaatatgaattGCACAATTCCTTTGGCTCATTATGCTCCCCCTACTGTGGATCAGTAGCTAACTATGGTACCCATAACATTGTAACTG CAACAGATGActcaataacaatttgggACACACGaacattttcaaaagtAGCTAATTTAACGCGAAATTCTGCATCAAAATACATTCATTTCGCCACTGTCTTGTTGTCCAACGGTATCGATGCCATCTATGCCGGCTACTCGGATGGATCCGTATGCATATGGAACCAATGCATTTTGAGTGTAACCTTCCATGGACATAAGGGCAAGATATCCTGTTTAGCTGTGTCTAGTGACTACACTTTATTGGCCTCGGGGGGGAACGACACAGATATATTGGTGTGGGATCTAGTATCAAATTGTGGTATATCTCGCTTGCGAGGGCATTTAAACCAAGTTActtcaataattttcacaaGCAGTGCCAACCCATTAGTGGTCAGTGGATCAAAAGACGGAGTGATTAGGATATGGGATCACGCAGCAAACGTTTGCCTGCAGGCCCTGATAGATTGTCCAGATGAAATATGGTCCCTGGCCCTATCACAAACATTAACTGAGCTATATGTTGGTACCAAAACGCTCAGACTGTACCAGTTTGATCCGAATGGTTCGCTCGATGAACAGCACAGCTATGCCAAATTTAGGGCTTCTCCTAATCTTTCGTCATCATGTGCCGGAGCCAATTTTATCTACAAAGAAATGAAGGTCTGCAGTTTTGGCCACAAGGAATTTTTGTTTGATGACCTTGCCGATGGCGGAATATTAATTGCCTCTGGTAACTCAAAATTCGTGTTGTTTTACAGATTATATGCAGTTGATGACCAAGAAAAACGGGCAAAGAAACGCGCCAAAAGAAATCTTCAAAAGCTGGCAGTCAAGTGCAAAACTATGAGAGATTTAGTGCTATCCTCATCGCTCGTAGATAAAATTCCCCACTTTGACAACGTTGTTGatgaatatgattatttggAGAATCTGTTGTCAAATAAAACAGCCATGGATACAGCTAAGGATGAAACGGACGAAACAAACAATATCGCATTTCTATTCGCTTTGAACGTTAATACTAGGGTTAGGGCCATCCAAGTGGCGCGTGACTATTATCTTGACAAGAATTCCATCAAATTGATCGTGGCGCACACCAACAATTCAATTAGTTTTTGGGAAATACCATTGAAGAAGCTGCTGGAACATGATTTTTCGTCGCACAATTTACACTCTAAAATCTCAAATTACCACTCCAAACCCATAAATACGCTATGTATGTCCACTGATGATACGCTGATACTAACCATTTCTCCATCCGAGATTAAGCTATGGGACGTGGCAACTAGCTTGTGCATCAAAACATTCGATGTTGTAGAAGGCACTTCTGGATTTGTTGTACCAGGAAACGATGCAATTTTTTACGGAACTAAAGACGGTGAGCTATGCGTTATCAACGTAAACACATGCGAGACACACAGCATTTCACGCGGTGATGAAATATCACGCTTAGTATTATCTCCCCAAATGGATTCTTTCATCTTGGCACGGGCAACTGGCGCGATTGAAACCTACAATATAACACTAAACCAGTCGATCGGTTGCGAAATTACATCGTCCTTCACCAGCTCTGACAAACCAACAGACATTGTTATTTCTAGAAATCAATCTTTGATCGCAATTGGACAGCTGGATGGCACTATACTCACTTATCACAGTGACTCTaagaaattaaatttaactCTGTACGGGCACAAGTTGCCAATTCACTCCATCGATTTAACCTCTGATTCCACACTTTTGGCATCATCTGCTGCGGACAAAACACTAAAGATTTGGGGGCTGGATTTTGGAAACATACACAAATCATTCACATTCACCAGCATCATATGCTGCGTAAAATGGATCCCTCTCACACACTATACGATGAGTGTTGACGAAAATGGCGTTCTGTATATGCACGACGCTGACAACTTTCAACAAGTATTCTTTACTCAGGTTCACTGCTACCCAGCACTGAAGATAGCCATGAATAGTGATGGTAGTTTTTTTGCAACTTGCGGCAAAGACTGTACAATCAAACTGTGGAATATTACGGATAAGCAGCTATTTGTTCAGGAGGAGATGGAAATAGATATGGAACTTGATGCTGTTAGAGAGGATATACCTCAGGCAATACAAGCAGATGAAAATGTAGTAGCCTATAAAGTGACAAGGCAAAATATTGAGACTGTAAAATCATCTGAACACCTGATTCAGGTACTGGATGAGGCGTCGAATGGCACAGCTAACTTGTTTGGTATCACTGGCCATAAGCACGTAATCGGGTCACTAGTCAAGTTAGACTCGAATAACGTATATGATCTGGTCATTACGTTGCCCTTTTCATATGCCACAAAG CTGTTGGAATATTTGGCCGAAACGTTGGAGATTATTGCACGAGCGGATCTTTCAGGGCTTTACAACACGGAAATTATCTGTCACACCGCGCTTACAATTGCACAAGTTTATTTTAGGCAGTTAGCGGTGTCAAAGAAGCACCGTGTTGTAATTAAGAGTCTCAAAAAAAGTATAACAAAGATATTACGTGATCAGGAG AGTTTAATTGAGTTCAACAACGCATTTGTCAACATATACACTCCCAATTTACATAGTGATTAA